The window TAGGACATGACTTTTTTTTAGTCAAAACTTGATTACATAATTCATATTGTATGATATATTTGCccacaattttaaaattttagtatGAAAATATAATGTATTGTTGAACTCGATAATGAGTTCATACCTGCACATGCTATAATCGCTACAAGAAAagaaggctttagcctcagttcaaaactgtggctaaaaaggttaaaaatcgAGGCTAAAGCCATTAGCCTCACTTTTGCCTCAATTATGCAAACCGAGGCTGCAGGAACCCCCGTGGCTAgctttagccttagttttagcaactgaggctaaaacggcttttatagcctcggttcttcaagtgaagttaaatctatttttagcctccattgtttccaaccgagactaaattcaaattttagcctcagttgcctccaattaaagctaaatctatttttaacctcaattctcaacaaccgaggctaaagcctttatcCACATTGTTGTCTCAGTTTaagtaactgaggcaaaactgagactaaagatagatttagcctttgttggcatcaactgaggctaaattcactttttaacctcagttctcaacaactgaggttaaatcatttattttaacccatTCATAAACATGTGCATAGTCagtaattcattcattcaatcaaatacaatgtCTATTTCGTGCCACAAACCACAAAATCGCAAGTTGTTGCTAAGTTATTGTATTTGCAAGGCAAACCCAACAGTGAGAAAATACTACTGAACATTTTCTTTCCCTCATCAAAAAGCCCCCAAGCATGGAACATCTATATTggcataaaggaaaacacaatcTGCTTCAATCGAGCAAACCTCTTTTTCTGACTTAGACGAAGATACATCCTCGGAACTGCTGGTTTCGGGCTTCTTCTTTGGTGCCACCTTAAAAGAAGCTTTTGACTTCTTGCCACTCCTTTGCTTCTCGACTGCTTCCTCTACTTCTCTCTTTAACTTTTTGGCAGCAGATTGTTTCTCAATAGACTCCTCTGGATGCCTCTTTCCTGAAAATCGCCAAACTTAATGCTCTAActaattctcaaaaataaaaatcaaccaaaaaataaataaaatgggcaCAAAAAATACGAACCCTTCTTCGCTGATTTCACTAGTGAAATTGCCATGGGAGTTGCAGCAACCTGTATTGCAATAAGAGAGCATATAATAACAAAATTGCTGAAGACAAAATTTTGTCGATTTAAGTGAATACCAAACTGatatatgataaatatattaCTTTAAAAACAAATGCCTGCAGGAAAACCTATATACAATGTGTATAATAAAACATGTCAGATTCTTATTCATTTTTAGCTGTCCATTTTTCATGCCGGTGTAACCTACTTGAAATGTAaactagcctgattttttagtTGGACCGCATccttcgtgtggcccacctgatgaacaccCACGGATCTCGATTTATGCTAGCAATTGGCATTCCAACAATTGAAAAGAAAtgcaactacaaagaaatgagaTACTTGATAAAATGAGACGCTGGTGCGGTTCTCCGGTCACAGGAATGCCACCTTTCTAGATGGTGAGAATGGCAGAATGGGCGATTGAATTTCCAACTAGTCGAAGTAGATCAAAAGAGAAGATTCAACcccaatcaaagaaaaaaaaaatgatgagctTTCTTAATAACTTCATTTGTGGATGAAAACAACCATTTTTTCTCATTTCAGTTAGTGTTTGCGTGGCCAAACCAAATCCTTAATTCTCCGCCACTGATTTTCATAataaatctttttttctttttttttttgggtttctaATTCTATATTTGAATTGAGCAATTATAGGAAAGAGTAGATAGTATTTGCATGTAGATCCAccaccatatatgtgtgtgtgcgtgtgtggcaACGATATGCATGGACCATTGTGATCGAGATGTTGGTAGTTCGTAGGATTTCCACCACCAACCAATATTATCAGGAAAATCTAGCTGAGAATCTCATTATAATATTACTTCTAAATAATTTCTGTTAAAATCACAATAATTTCACAACAAAAtcgcaaaataaaaaataaaaaataaaaataccactGATATATAAAAATCTAGCTATATTATCATAATAACATCATTTAATCAGATTTCCAATAATACCACAAGATTTTCCAAATCATGGTGATATTTGTAATAATGGCTATGATGATGCAAATAGGGTGCGTGGTTGCAGCAGTTTTTCATAATTCGATGTCATTTGTTCAATGCAGAGGATTCAAAAGTAAAACATATGGATTAGATGGATATTGGACAGGCTGCATCATCAGATGGATCTCCAAGATCAGTGATATTTATGCCAAATATCgaaggaagatatatatatatatatatatatatatatatatatatatatatatatatatatatatatatatatatatatatatatatatatatatatatatagacaccgACTTGTAAGGTTCTGAACATAAAGAATAAAGACAGGTAAGATAAATTTATACTGACTTGTAAGGTTCCGAACATAAAGAAAGGTAAGATAAATTTCTTCCGAGTCCCCTGATGCTCTGCCAAATCTCATCCTCGTAGTATGTCACTTAGCTGATGGAACGGAGTCTGCTCTTGGTGGCAAAGCTTCCATCAAAGCCACCACTTCTCTTCCATCGTCATGGAGAGGGACGATACTTGGTTGTACGTTTGGATGGTATTATTCTTACTTTGAATGATTTTATGGACATTACAGCCTTGAAGGCATTCCATTCCTTCTTCAGAGATTTGAAATCTAGGATCTTTGAACCTTGCAATACTTTCATGGTATTGATGGTGCCCATTCTAAAGCAAGAGTGACCATTTCTGAATGAAAATGTCTTCAATCAGTTGGACGTGGGCTGTAAATCTATTTATTCGCCAATGGATGGTACCAAGAAGCCATATGTTGACGGTGCTCTTTCAGACCATCCGATGACCACTTGTCTATCTCACTATCATGCGTCCGGATATGTCCTATGTTGCAGGAATGGTTGGTTAGTGTTTGTATGCTTCCCTTGCAGCACATCTTGATGCAATGTTTCGTTATTCTTTGGTACTTGAAGGTAGCCCCAAGACAAGGGTCTATTAGACAAGGAACACGAACATCGAGTTTCTATATGGGCTTCTTTTACATGCTGATTGGGTTGATTGTCATCTTAATCTAGTCTTTTATGAATGCACCAAATacattgaagttgattgtcatCCTGTGTATGAGAAGGTGATAAACAAGGAAATTGTGACTCCATGTGCTAGCTAGTGACCAGCTTGTGGATTTGCTTGGACTCCAAAATCAATggttctgattttttattttttatttttatttttaaagcaaTAATGCAgggaggagttatatgatactcagtcTGCATATGACACTCAATACACAGGTGCCATATATTCACTCAAATAAAATCCTATCCTCTGATTCGTGGTCACTTTGAGTTGAGTTGCCGCCAATCTGATCATCGTATAATCAAATAAGTTTAATTTGTGGTTTATGAGACATCTACACTTGGTACCATAATTTGGGCAGTTTAATTTAACTTGTATGAGTGTGTAATTTTTAAGTGCTCGAGTattaaccatcacactctgccagagtattaaggTTTTTTCTCTAACTTGGTATGAATTATAGCAAACCTCGATTATGATTATTCACAGCCACGAAGTTCCAGCTCAACCAAAGCCGATGAAGAACAGGTTTGAACGGGTCTGTGGATATCAAGCATTAAGTTCCCGCCATCCCAGACCCGATAAGAAGAGGCGAGTTGGCGGTGGCCCATACCCAATAGACAAGGTGTTTGGTGATATCAAGAGGCAAGTTCCAGGAGGACGAGACCCGATGTACAACTTGCCCACCAAACCCAATAAACAATGGGAATGGTCATGTCAGGACCCGATATACAAGGGGTTTGGTGATATTAAGAAGCAAATTCCTGATGGCCCAGACCTGATACACAACGGTTTTGGAGAAGTTAAGAGGCAAGTGCTAGGTGGCCCAGACCCAATACACGGTGAGTTTggacacttagggcctgtttgttaacgctgaatttttgcacttaacgtggATTTTGGGAAAATGTTCTGtctttagtggtgtttgttaatgtgtTGTTAACGCTAAAaaaggaaagcgctaagtggtttttcatcGAATTCTTTcggtgataggagtctggcttaatggtgaatgcgaaGCGCTCtatgaattttttattaaacaaaaatttttgcttccaaaattacccagttactacggattggctactcccctgccaccagcaccgtggctggtggttggtgctttgtgggccccaccatgatgtatgtgtttcatccatttcgttcatccatttttaaagatcaatttagggttttattccaaaaatgagagggatataaatctcaggtggaccacaccacatgaaaacaatagtgattggatatccaccataaaatcctcctaaggcccactgtactgtttatttgacttctaatatgttgattaggtcatacaggcccaaacgaagggaaaaaacaaaaatcagcttgatccaaaacttttatggcccccaaaatgattttaatggtcgacactcattcaacgttgtttcctgtcatgtggttcattcgatattgggatatacctcattttttgtctcatattgtaaaatgatctgtaaaaataggtggacggaatggatgaaatacatacatcatgttggggcccacagtgcagtggaatgtcaggggagtagcccatccgtttccgatACATGTCCTGCGAAGACGCGGCGCCGAGGctcctggacgcggatttcctgcgaaagctttcgcatgaagttcctgcacttgaaacttaagtggggtccaccgtgatgtttttcagaaatccactctgtccatccgttttgcgagctcattttaggaaaatcaaAATTGAGTAAGATACAAtattcaagtgggccgtactaaaggaaaaggtggttagggaaatttctaccattgaaacctccctaggttcgacagtgatgtttacatgccatccatactgttaataacgtcatttgtGCTGAGATGAACTCAAAACAGAAATAATCAAataatagcatgattcaaaactttttgggcccgagaatatttcaactgtggacattcaattatcacatttttggcccacttgagcatcagatacagttcatttttggcctcatatcctaaaatgaacttaaaaaacGGATCGACAGagagaatttctcacaaatatgacaGTGGGCCCATCTAGGTTCGCAGTGCAGGAACTTCTGCGTCCGTCGCTactaagttgtacgaacggttcaaaggagatcaaagttacatagccttacgatgatgtatttattatatccatacagttcatcaaaattttgagattattttagagcattagccaaaaaatgaatcatatttccttgatccgaaacttctgtgacccccaaaaggttttcaatggtagacgtttcaatcccccactgctctttgcagtgtggtctactttatttttggatcttcttatttttcagctcaagaaCTACGAACGAGCTAAAAAAATTTATGGGCAGTTTGAATATAAgaaatacctcatgatgggaccatagaacttgctgacgttaatgcGCCGGCtatagctggtgtgtagtacAACAGCCAATACGGGAAacgggttggctactccccctgccaccagccaatggctggtggatGGTGCTATgggggccccaacatgatgtatttgtttcatccatgctgtccatctattttgctagaacattttattgtatgagaccaaaaatgaggtatatgcccatctcaagtggaccacgttacaggaaacattgttgaatgagtgtctaccattaaaaactttttggggggccaTGACTTAGGCCacgtttgttaaatctaaagtctaaagcctgaatctacgGTGTTGAAtgagccacatgataggaaataagatgtatccaaaacttaaatgggccacatgataggaaataagatgtatccaaaacttaaatgggccacgtcataggaaatagtggggattttgtgaccaccgtttaaacatttatatggccacaaaagttttgtataggtttaagttcatggtattttctcttcatctcagttaaaatgaccttataaacaatttggatggaatttaaacatcaaggtggagtctaggaaggtttcaatggtaggcatttcttttcccactgtttcatcttgtatggcctatttgagttttggatactcctcattttggttgaatgtcttaaaatgagaacgaaaaatggatggacgtgttggatttctcacaaacattatagtgggccccacccaaaatccttgCCTTAAAACTTCATGCAACCTCCGTATGCTAGATTTACCACTAAAGCCTCTTGTAGAATTCCCTGCGCTGGAAacgtatgtgggcccaccttcatgtttatgaaaaatccacctTGCCCATCTGTTTTGTGGGTTTATTTTAGAAGATGGGACTAAAACTAAAGTGGATCTGATAATTAAGTGGGcccaaaacgtgaggattgaacgtcctgatttgaaacattcgtggggcaacataaggaatttatctattttttttttcatgaatgatgatattttattttattttatttttaagaaataatgatattttaatttttttaataagtattttagtttatttgaattaaacagaataattttattctcatttaataaaaataatttctttataatgtaaaacatttccaactaggagataggggcaaatgcatCAGATTAATGTAATTCGGACATttcatatgtttgttaacaaacaggttatttcaaattcagtacctAATACTCACTTCATCCAAAATTGCCAAACAGATTCAGAATtcagacttcagatttcagatttaacaaacggggccttaaagactgtccaatccattgatccagactgttcatcaggtccaacaCGCA is drawn from Magnolia sinica isolate HGM2019 chromosome 5, MsV1, whole genome shotgun sequence and contains these coding sequences:
- the LOC131246740 gene encoding nucleolin 1-like, with the translated sequence MAISLVKSAKKGKRHPEESIEKQSAAKKLKREVEEAVEKQRSGKKSKASFKVAPKKKPETSSSEDVSSSKSEKEVCSIEADCVFLYANIDVPCLGAF